One genomic region from Thermoleptolyngbya sichuanensis A183 encodes:
- a CDS encoding ATP phosphoribosyltransferase regulatory subunit produces the protein MVYQPPTGARDLFPLDVAQKRWIEDRVQQVFHRWGYHRIITSTLERIDTLMAGGAVQRSTVILVQDRDEEELGLRPELTASIARAAATRLAGMTYPQRLYYNANVFRRSPRSGMGSQHEFYQAGVELLGAGGSAADAEVLLLLSDCVANLGLTDWHLILGEAGLTRSLLSVFPDSVRESVRRAIAYLDRLQLESLPLSPDLRERALLLLDLRGRPADVIQRVSALDLDNQQRDTVNALKSLLELLHDSFSREHRSPPNLVLDLSLVQTFDYYTGIVFEVVSSGDSGQRVLGQGGRYDQLLSLYHPQQQTCPGIGFTFNIEDLHQVLLPTGQLPAQTPPSDWLVVPKTPEAIAAAFAYAQMIRDSTHLVRVEVDLMPRDSLEATRHYARDRRIGQIAWIAADGTPEVEPLLGRSP, from the coding sequence ATGGTGTACCAACCCCCCACAGGAGCCAGGGATCTGTTTCCGCTGGACGTGGCTCAGAAGCGCTGGATTGAGGATCGGGTGCAGCAGGTGTTTCACCGCTGGGGCTATCATCGCATCATTACCTCGACCCTGGAACGAATCGACACGCTGATGGCAGGCGGCGCGGTGCAGCGTTCGACCGTGATTTTGGTGCAGGATCGCGACGAGGAAGAACTGGGACTGCGCCCAGAGTTAACGGCCTCCATTGCCCGTGCTGCGGCCACGCGCCTAGCCGGAATGACCTATCCGCAGCGGCTCTACTACAATGCCAATGTCTTTCGGCGATCGCCCCGCAGCGGCATGGGCAGCCAGCACGAGTTCTATCAGGCAGGTGTGGAACTGCTGGGGGCAGGCGGTAGCGCAGCGGATGCTGAGGTGCTGCTGCTGCTGAGTGACTGCGTTGCCAATTTGGGACTGACAGACTGGCACCTGATCCTGGGCGAGGCGGGGCTGACGCGATCGCTCCTTTCGGTGTTTCCAGACTCCGTGCGAGAATCGGTGCGACGGGCGATCGCCTATCTCGACCGACTCCAACTGGAGTCTCTACCCCTCAGCCCAGACCTGCGGGAGCGGGCGCTGCTGCTGCTAGATCTGCGGGGCCGGCCTGCGGACGTGATTCAGCGGGTGTCTGCGCTGGATCTGGACAACCAGCAGCGCGATACCGTGAACGCGCTCAAGTCCTTGCTGGAACTGCTGCACGACAGCTTTAGCCGCGAACACCGCTCGCCCCCCAATCTGGTGCTAGACCTCAGCCTGGTGCAGACCTTTGACTATTACACGGGCATCGTGTTTGAAGTCGTCAGCAGCGGCGACAGCGGCCAGCGGGTGCTGGGGCAGGGCGGCCGCTATGACCAACTGTTGTCGCTTTATCATCCCCAGCAGCAGACCTGCCCGGGTATTGGCTTCACCTTCAACATCGAAGACCTGCATCAAGTCCTATTGCCCACTGGGCAACTGCCCGCCCAAACGCCGCCCAGCGATTGGCTCGTTGTGCCCAAAACTCCAGAGGCGATCGCCGCTGCCTTTGCCTATGCCCAGATGATCCGCGACTCGACCCATCTGGTGCGCGTGGAGGTAGACCTGATGCCCCGCGACAGCCTGGAGGCAACCCGCCACTATGCCCGCGATCGCCGCATTGGGCAAATCGCCTGGATCGCCGCCGACGGCACGCCAGAGGTTGAGCCGCTATTGGGGCGATCGCCCTAA
- a CDS encoding J domain-containing protein yields the protein MSFNLESGLFGLGCSDYHAVLGVPVDADPKDIRKKYLRLAQRLHPDSSGRESEEDRKRAAEFLSKLVNPAYEELSKEKKFNEHLVVLKLKGQQALNQQETILLQSDAARSLASAYGELDSAYRQAIKRLADEQYAHLDKTEEITGQISELNLVYLMRKAGKGEFPTPATSPAKSAAASTPAASPTPAASSTPATGARPTPTPPAAKAPPSRESVLASYLRRAEEFETKQDYPSAVKELRDALQIAPKNGSIHSRLGAVYLRANQPTMAKIHFRKALELNPKDAAAEEGLRRVDPAFAAANAQAAKADAKAAKPTPGKPAPKGKPAPKGKPESGGGLFGLFGGKKK from the coding sequence ATGTCGTTTAACCTCGAATCGGGCTTGTTTGGCTTGGGTTGCTCAGATTACCACGCGGTGCTGGGTGTACCTGTGGATGCTGACCCAAAAGACATTCGCAAAAAGTACCTGCGGCTGGCGCAGCGCCTCCACCCAGATAGCTCAGGTCGCGAGTCAGAGGAGGATCGCAAACGAGCGGCAGAGTTTTTGTCCAAGCTGGTGAATCCAGCCTACGAAGAGCTTTCAAAAGAAAAGAAGTTCAACGAGCATTTGGTGGTGCTGAAGCTGAAGGGGCAGCAGGCGCTGAACCAGCAGGAAACGATCTTGCTGCAAAGTGACGCGGCCCGCAGCCTGGCCAGCGCCTACGGTGAATTAGACAGTGCCTATCGTCAGGCAATCAAGCGGCTGGCCGACGAGCAATACGCCCATCTGGATAAAACTGAAGAGATCACTGGGCAGATTAGTGAGCTAAATCTGGTGTATTTAATGCGGAAGGCAGGCAAGGGCGAGTTCCCCACGCCCGCCACCAGTCCAGCAAAATCTGCGGCAGCCAGCACCCCCGCAGCCAGCCCCACCCCCGCAGCCAGCTCTACCCCCGCTACGGGCGCTCGTCCGACCCCGACACCTCCCGCCGCCAAAGCGCCGCCCAGTCGGGAATCGGTCTTGGCCTCCTATTTGCGACGGGCGGAGGAGTTTGAAACCAAGCAAGATTATCCCAGCGCGGTCAAAGAGTTGCGGGATGCGCTCCAGATTGCCCCGAAGAACGGCAGCATTCACAGCCGACTGGGGGCAGTGTATCTGCGGGCAAACCAGCCCACGATGGCCAAGATTCATTTCCGCAAGGCGCTGGAGCTAAATCCAAAAGATGCCGCAGCGGAGGAGGGGTTGCGCCGAGTGGACCCTGCGTTTGCCGCTGCGAACGCCCAAGCTGCAAAAGCCGATGCCAAAGCCGCCAAGCCCACGCCGGGCAAGCCTGCGCCCAAGGGCAAGCCTGCTCCCAAGGGCAAGCCTGAGTCGGGCGGCGGGTTGTTTGGTCTGTTTGGTGGTAAGAAGAAATAG
- a CDS encoding inositol monophosphatase family protein yields MPDLQLFLDIATEAALAAGAVLQSYWGKLDSVQEKGRPGDLLTEADKASEAVVLEILTRHFPNHGILAEESGNVGLSESEFLWAIDPLDGTTNYAHQYPMYSVSIGLLIQGQPQVGVVYCPFFNELFRAAKGLGATRDRQPIRVSHTAELSKSLLVTGFAYDRRETIDTNYAEFCQLTHLTQGVRRGGSASVDLAYVACGRLDGYWERGLSPWDLAAGIVLVEEAGGRVTAYDGGPFDFASGRILATNGRVHTALSQALQTVRPLPEFDPATWQA; encoded by the coding sequence ATGCCTGACCTCCAACTGTTTCTCGACATCGCCACCGAAGCCGCCCTCGCAGCCGGAGCCGTCCTCCAAAGCTACTGGGGCAAGCTGGATTCGGTGCAGGAAAAGGGGCGACCCGGCGACCTGTTGACCGAGGCAGACAAGGCTTCGGAGGCGGTGGTGCTGGAGATTTTGACGCGGCATTTTCCGAATCACGGCATTCTGGCGGAAGAGTCGGGAAACGTCGGCCTGAGCGAAAGCGAGTTTCTCTGGGCGATCGACCCGCTGGACGGCACGACCAACTATGCCCATCAATACCCCATGTATTCAGTCTCCATTGGGCTACTGATCCAGGGACAGCCGCAGGTCGGCGTGGTCTATTGCCCTTTCTTTAACGAACTGTTTCGGGCGGCGAAAGGACTGGGGGCAACGCGCGATCGCCAGCCCATTCGCGTTTCCCACACAGCGGAACTGTCAAAAAGCCTCCTGGTCACAGGCTTTGCCTACGATCGCCGCGAAACCATCGACACCAACTACGCCGAGTTTTGCCAACTGACCCATCTCACCCAGGGCGTGCGTCGGGGCGGTTCTGCCTCGGTCGATCTGGCCTATGTCGCCTGCGGACGACTGGATGGCTACTGGGAGCGGGGGCTGAGTCCGTGGGATTTGGCAGCGGGCATCGTGCTAGTGGAAGAAGCGGGCGGACGGGTGACCGCCTACGACGGTGGCCCTTTCGACTTTGCCAGCGGGCGAATCCTGGCGACCAACGGACGGGTTCACACGGCCCTCAGTCAGGCCTTGCAAACCGTTCGCCCCCTACCAGAATTTGACCCGGCCACCTGGCAGGCTTAG
- a CDS encoding 2Fe-2S iron-sulfur cluster-binding protein yields MPRSHTVHICDRQTGTQHTVEVPEDRYILHTAEQQGVRLPFACRNGACTTCAVRVRSGDIYQPEAMGLSPELRAQGYALLCVSYPLTDLEVETQDEDEVYELQFGRYFGKGRVRRALPLEED; encoded by the coding sequence ATGCCTCGTTCCCATACGGTTCACATCTGCGATCGCCAGACTGGCACCCAGCACACCGTCGAAGTGCCTGAAGATCGCTACATCCTGCACACCGCCGAACAGCAAGGCGTACGTCTGCCCTTTGCCTGCCGCAACGGAGCCTGCACCACCTGCGCCGTCCGCGTGCGATCGGGCGATATCTACCAGCCCGAAGCAATGGGCCTGTCGCCCGAACTCCGCGCCCAGGGCTACGCGCTCCTCTGCGTCAGCTATCCCCTCACCGATCTGGAAGTGGAAACCCAGGATGAAGATGAGGTCTATGAACTCCAGTTCGGTCGCTACTTTGGCAAAGGTCGCGTCCGCCGCGCCCTGCCGCTAGAGGAGGACTAG
- a CDS encoding EamA family transporter — protein sequence MSNTETNPGNGTPHSKGVEQILQDVTQDLRSLQQDVVSSLSQDISRLQAERSRLQNEIEKLQSQQQTLQSQHQIFLTQQQIAQQKLWAKQLAQTMAGYLYNLLAQRLSQLPGEAAAPNLPPAAQSANSQQALSLLDATLSQTLASLQSDLNVYHSGLLQQIDRMQTLEQQGEALLEALVSRLNQQLQAVGTVSPSQPAAYSTLTSEPVAPPARPGLPEPSLFSPPAPSPSGSTATGGESAPNGYARRGFEPPAPLNVSPDPVSLDNGSPPTAPTPRPTPTVTVSSSSFSVSTLAGIVLAGLLILAGVAMLGKLIAALLGGGTGLSVGTMPLLLLTLAAGLSYWVWQQGRAPRRLSGRAAGRFSKGSLRESPASGSPAGGLPNLAQPQVGLVLILLSTLALSLHNVVVGIIGGQTSIFGLFSLPRSITLDSFNDSLLVLWLRMVVVVPVMVAIARWLYPNAWRDIRSFALSRDRALQGYVVGSGACLFLSQVFIYIAIAATGPGVAVTILFMYPLILVPLAWLLFRDRPTPLRWVVLFGILSGVVLTALPRLMQATNVSTNGIFFAILSGIFFALYLITMQISFGKKLHPVPVSVVQFFTIFVLANIMLLMMGVEEPPDHLMGLLLGGLVLGTLTLLGYLLNNLGVRLLGAARASIISASGPVVTALLAYLITPSERTQLQPVQWIGIVVVTLGVLGLSFERMRMQNKTTSAAK from the coding sequence ATGTCAAACACCGAGACCAACCCTGGAAACGGAACGCCTCATTCCAAAGGGGTGGAACAGATTTTGCAGGACGTGACGCAGGATTTGCGATCGCTCCAGCAGGATGTGGTGTCTAGCCTGAGTCAGGATATTTCGCGTCTCCAGGCAGAGCGATCGCGCCTGCAAAACGAAATTGAAAAGCTGCAAAGCCAGCAGCAAACCCTGCAAAGCCAGCACCAGATTTTCTTGACCCAGCAGCAGATCGCTCAGCAAAAACTCTGGGCCAAGCAGCTTGCCCAAACAATGGCGGGCTATCTCTATAACCTGCTGGCTCAACGGCTTAGCCAGCTTCCGGGCGAGGCGGCCGCCCCCAACTTGCCGCCTGCTGCCCAATCTGCTAACTCGCAGCAGGCCTTGTCCCTGCTCGACGCGACGCTGAGCCAAACGCTAGCCTCACTGCAAAGCGACTTAAATGTCTATCACAGCGGGCTGTTGCAGCAAATCGACCGGATGCAAACCCTGGAGCAGCAAGGCGAGGCGCTGCTTGAGGCCCTAGTCAGCCGCCTGAATCAGCAGCTTCAAGCCGTGGGAACCGTTTCGCCGAGCCAGCCTGCTGCCTATTCCACGCTCACGTCGGAACCCGTTGCGCCGCCTGCCCGCCCAGGCTTGCCAGAACCGAGCCTGTTCAGTCCACCCGCTCCATCCCCCAGCGGCTCGACGGCTACGGGTGGCGAGTCTGCTCCGAATGGTTATGCTAGGCGAGGGTTCGAGCCGCCAGCGCCGCTGAATGTATCGCCTGATCCTGTATCGCTTGATAACGGTTCTCCCCCGACTGCGCCGACTCCCCGGCCCACGCCAACGGTTACCGTTTCGTCAAGTTCCTTTAGCGTCTCGACGCTGGCAGGGATTGTGCTGGCAGGGCTGCTGATTTTGGCGGGTGTGGCCATGCTGGGCAAGCTGATTGCGGCGCTGCTGGGCGGCGGCACGGGACTGTCGGTGGGAACCATGCCGCTGCTGCTGTTGACGCTGGCGGCGGGGCTGTCCTACTGGGTCTGGCAACAGGGCAGAGCGCCCCGACGACTTTCTGGACGAGCTGCTGGGCGATTTTCAAAGGGATCGCTACGCGAATCGCCCGCGTCTGGTTCTCCCGCAGGCGGACTGCCCAATCTGGCACAGCCGCAGGTGGGGCTGGTGCTAATTTTGCTCTCAACGCTTGCCCTGTCTCTACACAACGTGGTGGTGGGCATCATCGGCGGACAGACTAGTATTTTTGGGCTATTTAGCCTGCCGCGCTCGATCACGCTGGACAGCTTCAACGACTCGCTGCTGGTGTTGTGGCTGCGGATGGTGGTGGTGGTGCCTGTGATGGTGGCGATCGCCCGCTGGCTCTATCCCAACGCCTGGCGCGATATTCGCAGCTTTGCCCTGAGCCGCGATCGCGCTCTGCAAGGCTATGTTGTGGGTAGCGGAGCCTGTCTGTTTCTCTCGCAGGTGTTTATCTACATTGCGATCGCCGCGACGGGGCCAGGGGTCGCCGTGACGATTTTGTTCATGTATCCGCTGATCCTAGTGCCGCTGGCGTGGCTGCTATTCCGCGATCGCCCCACGCCGCTGCGGTGGGTGGTGTTGTTTGGGATTTTGTCGGGGGTCGTGCTGACGGCGCTGCCTCGGTTGATGCAGGCTACCAACGTGTCCACCAATGGCATTTTCTTTGCCATTTTGTCGGGCATCTTTTTCGCGCTGTACCTGATTACGATGCAGATCAGCTTTGGCAAAAAGCTCCATCCAGTGCCCGTCAGTGTCGTGCAGTTCTTCACGATCTTTGTGCTGGCGAATATCATGCTGCTGATGATGGGCGTTGAGGAGCCGCCGGATCATCTGATGGGGCTGCTGCTGGGCGGGCTGGTGCTGGGCACGCTCACGCTGCTGGGGTATCTGCTCAATAACCTGGGTGTGCGCCTGCTGGGGGCCGCCCGCGCCTCGATTATTTCTGCCAGCGGCCCGGTGGTGACGGCGCTGCTGGCCTATCTGATTACGCCGAGCGAACGCACCCAGCTTCAGCCTGTGCAGTGGATTGGCATTGTGGTCGTGACGCTGGGCGTGCTGGGCCTCAGCTTCGAGCGGATGCGGATGCAGAATAAAACCACCTCCGCTGCGAAGTAG
- a CDS encoding four-carbon acid sugar kinase family protein has protein sequence MQPKIIVLDDDPTGSQTVHSCLLLTRWDVDTLRLGLADESPIFFVLTNTRALTPTQADAVTREVCRNLKQAIALEGLQDFLIVSRSDSTLRGHYPVETDAIAEVLGPFDAHFLTPAFFEGGRFTRDSVHYLVINGVPTPVHETEFARDSVFAYHHSYLPDYVEEKTQGRIAAEQVERFLLADVRAGVAARLLALSGNTCGVVDAETQDDLNRFAADVLAAASQGKRFLFRSAASLLTALANLPPQPVAPADMATYVRDGKPGAIIVGSHVKKTTEQLEVLLQAPGVVPVEVDVAKLLPDSPMSRDVLLANLLHQVHAAHTAGQTPVVFTSRQELTFADAQTRLDFGMAVSRLLMDIVRGLPADVGFLISKGGITSNDTLSDGLALTSARLLGQILPGVSVVRTPPDHPQFPNLPVVLFPGNVGDRTAVAQAYQRLSQAS, from the coding sequence ATGCAGCCCAAGATCATCGTCCTCGACGACGACCCCACCGGGTCGCAAACGGTTCACTCCTGTCTGCTGCTGACGCGATGGGACGTAGACACGCTGAGGCTGGGGCTGGCGGACGAGTCGCCCATTTTCTTTGTGCTAACCAACACCCGCGCCCTGACACCGACCCAAGCGGATGCGGTGACGCGGGAGGTGTGTCGCAATCTAAAACAGGCGATCGCCCTAGAGGGCCTTCAGGATTTTCTCATCGTCAGCCGTTCGGACTCGACGCTGCGCGGGCATTATCCCGTGGAAACCGATGCGATCGCCGAAGTGTTGGGCCCCTTCGATGCCCACTTCCTTACGCCTGCTTTTTTCGAGGGCGGCCGCTTCACCCGCGACAGCGTTCACTATCTGGTCATCAACGGCGTGCCCACTCCCGTTCACGAAACGGAATTTGCCCGCGATTCGGTGTTTGCCTATCACCACAGCTACCTGCCCGATTACGTCGAAGAAAAGACCCAGGGGCGGATTGCCGCCGAACAGGTCGAGCGGTTCTTGCTGGCGGACGTGCGGGCGGGCGTGGCGGCGCGGCTGCTGGCGCTGAGCGGAAACACCTGCGGCGTGGTGGATGCCGAAACCCAGGACGACTTGAACCGCTTTGCGGCAGATGTGCTGGCGGCTGCCTCCCAGGGCAAACGCTTCCTGTTTCGCAGCGCGGCCAGTTTGCTGACGGCCCTGGCCAACCTGCCGCCCCAGCCCGTTGCCCCGGCAGACATGGCAACCTACGTGCGCGACGGCAAACCCGGCGCAATCATCGTTGGCTCCCATGTGAAAAAAACGACAGAGCAGCTTGAGGTGTTGCTGCAAGCGCCGGGAGTTGTGCCCGTCGAGGTGGATGTCGCCAAGTTATTGCCCGATTCCCCAATGTCCCGCGACGTGCTGCTGGCCAACCTGCTGCACCAAGTTCACGCAGCCCACACAGCAGGACAGACCCCCGTTGTGTTCACCAGTCGCCAAGAGTTGACCTTCGCCGACGCGCAGACCCGGCTAGACTTTGGCATGGCGGTGTCGCGGCTGCTGATGGACATTGTACGGGGGCTGCCCGCCGACGTGGGCTTCTTGATCAGCAAGGGCGGCATCACCTCCAACGACACGCTGAGCGACGGCCTTGCCCTCACTAGCGCCCGCCTCCTAGGCCAGATTCTCCCCGGTGTGTCCGTAGTTCGCACCCCGCCCGACCATCCCCAGTTTCCCAATCTGCCCGTGGTGCTGTTTCCCGGCAACGTGGGCGATCGCACCGCCGTCGCCCAAGCCTATCAGCGGCTATCTCAAGCCTCCTGA
- the coaBC gene encoding bifunctional phosphopantothenoylcysteine decarboxylase/phosphopantothenate--cysteine ligase CoaBC produces MDAPKILIGIGGGIAAYKVCEVVSTLAKSGAAVRVVLTDGAQQFVTPLTFATLARHAAYTDADFWQPSHGRPLHIELGEWADVMLIAPLTANTLGKLAYGLADNLLTNTVLASTCPVLLAPAMNTDMWEQPSVQRNWRLVQEDSRFHTAGPGAGRLACDRLGAGRMAEPPDLVAQLESLRHTQGQRDLAGKQVLINTGGTREFLDPVRFIGNPSTGKMGLALAQAAQHRGATVTLVHGPMSADLLKLDAGDRRIAVTSAAEMHQVMLQELPTADWILLSAAVADVQPATTYPHKLPKADLPAALPLVPAPDIAADLGQRKQPSQRLIGFAAQTGDIVTPAVEKLERKRLDAIVANPIDLPDSGFGSDHNQAVFLDKTGRKRAIAPCSKLLMAHRLYDFVQSIE; encoded by the coding sequence ATGGACGCTCCCAAAATTCTCATTGGCATAGGCGGCGGCATTGCAGCCTACAAAGTGTGCGAGGTGGTGTCCACGCTGGCAAAATCTGGCGCGGCGGTGCGCGTGGTGCTGACGGACGGCGCACAGCAGTTTGTGACACCGCTTACTTTTGCAACCTTGGCCCGCCATGCCGCCTACACCGATGCCGACTTTTGGCAGCCCAGCCACGGACGACCCTTGCATATCGAACTAGGCGAATGGGCCGATGTGATGCTGATTGCGCCACTGACGGCCAACACGCTGGGCAAGCTAGCCTACGGACTGGCGGACAATTTGCTCACCAACACGGTGCTGGCCTCGACCTGTCCCGTGCTGCTAGCTCCGGCAATGAATACCGACATGTGGGAGCAGCCGTCTGTGCAGCGCAACTGGCGCTTGGTGCAGGAAGACTCACGATTTCACACGGCGGGGCCAGGGGCAGGAAGACTGGCGTGCGATCGCTTAGGTGCGGGGCGCATGGCGGAACCCCCCGATCTGGTCGCTCAGTTGGAATCGCTGCGGCATACCCAGGGACAGCGCGACCTGGCAGGAAAGCAGGTGCTAATCAACACGGGCGGCACGCGGGAATTTCTTGATCCGGTGCGGTTTATCGGCAATCCCTCGACGGGAAAAATGGGGCTGGCGCTGGCCCAAGCGGCTCAGCATCGGGGCGCAACGGTGACGCTGGTTCATGGGCCAATGAGCGCGGATTTGCTGAAGCTAGATGCGGGCGATCGCCGCATTGCCGTCACCAGCGCCGCCGAAATGCACCAGGTCATGCTGCAAGAACTGCCCACCGCCGACTGGATTCTGCTGTCTGCCGCCGTTGCCGATGTGCAGCCCGCCACCACCTATCCCCACAAACTGCCCAAAGCCGACTTGCCCGCTGCCCTGCCCCTGGTTCCCGCGCCCGACATCGCCGCCGACCTGGGCCAGCGCAAACAGCCCAGCCAGCGATTGATTGGGTTCGCCGCGCAAACGGGTGACATCGTAACCCCAGCGGTCGAAAAACTGGAGCGCAAGCGGTTAGATGCGATCGTCGCTAACCCCATCGATCTGCCAGATAGCGGCTTTGGCAGCGACCACAATCAGGCCGTGTTTCTGGATAAGACGGGCAGAAAAAGGGCGATCGCGCCATGCAGCAAACTCCTAATGGCGCATCGGCTCTACGACTTTGTGCAAAGCATAGAGTAA
- a CDS encoding fatty acid desaturase, whose product MIFAGWVVSLLLFLSVDSASFSVSGVIFAVLLRTFLHTGLFVIGHDAMHQNLLPNHRRINHWIGAIAVGLYAAISYSSCCANHHQHHRYPEQTRDPDFHDGTHTHPFCWYVKFIREYIAVSSILGLLGGWGLLLWGMSQVVPMAWSWVVLFVLLPFVLSSVQLFVFGTYLPHRGKLGPQVPELLRPGDRTLNPSQTQWGQWLWSFFTCYHFGQYHPRHHRFPRVPWYRLPSFREKC is encoded by the coding sequence GTGATTTTCGCAGGCTGGGTCGTCAGTTTGCTTTTGTTTCTATCAGTAGACTCTGCCAGTTTTTCGGTTTCCGGCGTTATTTTCGCAGTTCTCCTTCGCACGTTTTTGCACACGGGTCTGTTTGTAATTGGCCACGATGCCATGCATCAGAATCTGCTGCCCAATCACCGACGCATCAATCACTGGATAGGGGCGATCGCCGTTGGGTTATACGCCGCTATTTCCTACTCAAGCTGCTGTGCAAATCATCATCAGCATCATCGCTATCCCGAACAAACACGCGATCCTGACTTTCATGACGGTACGCACACCCATCCCTTCTGCTGGTATGTGAAATTTATTCGGGAATATATCGCGGTTTCGTCGATTTTGGGATTGCTGGGCGGCTGGGGACTGCTGCTTTGGGGGATGAGCCAAGTGGTTCCGATGGCTTGGAGCTGGGTCGTTCTGTTCGTGCTGCTGCCGTTTGTGCTGAGTTCGGTGCAACTGTTCGTATTTGGCACCTATCTTCCCCATCGTGGCAAGCTGGGGCCTCAAGTGCCGGAGTTGCTGCGGCCGGGCGATCGCACTCTCAATCCTTCACAAACCCAGTGGGGGCAGTGGCTCTGGTCGTTTTTCACCTGCTATCACTTTGGGCAGTATCACCCACGACATCATCGGTTTCCCAGGGTTCCGTGGTATCGGTTGCCAAGCTTCAGAGAAAAATGCTGA